CACAAATCGACGAAACCCATTAAAATGGTTTCAGATCGACACAGAGGAGAAAGGAAGCAAACAAAAATCCAAACCCTTCAACGGTTGGAAACACTGATGAGGGAGTACAGGGCATTAATTTCCCTTCCCAAATCGACCATGCATGGTCTGGGAAGGCGAAAAGGGTTTGCGATTTTGCTATTTTCACCCGAGCTGAGAGAGAAGGATGAGTAGAAGAGAGAAGAGGGGGAGGTGCGGCGCCTGGTGAAGGAAAGAACCCTAGAGGTTTCTTTAGTGTTGAAGGTCGGGTCAGATAGGCTACGGGTCATGGGCTGGGTAGATTAAATGAGTGTGGGCTGGTGGATAAAATAAGATATGGGCTGGTGAATAAAAAGTGGGCTGGTCGGGTAGGCAGATTTAATGAATGGTGGGTCggatgaattaaaatatgggccAATTTTATGgactggtccgaaaatagtaCGAGTTGATTGGGCTTGGATTTGGGTTAGTGAATTAAAAGTATgggctgaatgaaagaaataaaTTAGGCTtctaattttaaataaaagacctatttcaATTAACTATATgctaacgtgtgctaaaatattacctaatataaaatatgtaattattagtgctcagataataaaattatatgacgtcgtaatagccgtgcaataatattttgaaaatcaatagtaaataaacgctattatttaattgtgcgaaaataaatgcgatgcgtgtgcataagctggtaaaaatgctgaaatgataaaaatgcgaattataataatactggtaatgatgataatgatggtaataataataataataataataataataataataataataataataataataataataatggcagtAATAATAACAGCTAGTGATTGCAGTAGGATAAcgaaacgccggtattaataagcagctaataattatagtaaaatataaataactaTTTCTTAAATTGCCAAAAATATTATAAGCATAAATAGATATTTTGgggaagacgggacaaaattgggtgtcaacaaatggTTCAATCAACAAGCATAAAGCAAGGCTTGTAGTTAAGGGTTATGCACAGATTTTTGGTGTTGATTATTCTGACACTTTTGCTCCAGTTGCTAAGCTCGACACAATCATATTGCTTCTTACTATTTCTGCACAACGTGGCTGGAAAGTGCATCAGATGGATGTCAAATCAACATTTCTTAATGGAATTCTTGAAGAAGAGATTTATGTCGAGCAACCTGAAGGCTTTGTTATagaaggaaaagaagagaaagtCTACCGACTACACAAAGCTCTTTATGGCCTAAAACAGGCACCAAAAGCGTGGTATAGTCGAATAGATGATTATTTGCTTGGCCTCGGTTTTGAAAAAAGTCTATCAGAATTCACACTGTATGTTAAACATAATAACTGTGAGATTCTTGTTGTTTCTCTTTATGTCGATAACCTTTTGATCACAGGGAGCAGTGCAAAGCTGGTTGATGAGTTCAAGCTAGATATGATGCAAGCTTTTGAAATGTCTGATCTTGGTTTGATGACTTATTTCCTTGGAATGGAGATTACACAAGGAAAAGATGAGTTTTTCATTTGCCAGAAAAAATACGCAAAGGAAATTCTCAAGAAATTCAACATGGAAAATTGCAAGGAGATGAATACTCCCATGAACCAAAAGGAGAAACTAAGCAAAGATGATGGAGCTGAAAAGGTGGAGGAAACATACTTCAGAAGTCTCATTGGGTGTTTGATGTATCTTACAGCAACAAGACCCGATATATTGTATGCTATAAGTGTTCTATCAAGGTTCATGCGTTGTCCGAGTGAAGTACATTTGAAGGCAGCCAAAAGAATTGTGCGGTACATCAAAGGAACCATCGCCTATGGAGTCAAGTTTCAGAAGAGCCAACCTGTGAAGCTATTGGGGGTATTCTGACAGTGATTAGGGCGGTTTCGTGGATGATTTGGAGAGTACTTAAGGACACTGTTTTAGTCTTAGTTCAGGAATTTTCTCATGGAGTTGTAAGAAACAGGAAATTGTGGCTTAATCTACTGCCGAAGCTGAGTTTGTGGCAGCTACAGCAGTAGTAAATCAAGCATTGTGGTTGAAGAAAGTTTTGGTTGATCTGCATATGGAACCGACAGGAAGCATTGAAGTGTTCGTGGACAACCAAGCAGCAATAGCCATTTCTCACAATCCTGTGTTTCATGGGAAAGCTAAGCACTTCAATATCAAGTTTTTCTTCCTGAGAGAAGTGCAAAAAGATGGAGATGTAACTCTTGTCTACTGCAAGACGGAAGAGCAATTGGCTGATATATTCACTAAGACTTTACCAGTCAGCAAATTCGAGCTTCTCAAACAAAAGATTGGAGTTTGCAGCTTCCAAAGCAAGGAGGAGTGTTAGGAATTTGCTTTAGAACTGCAGTAAATTTATTTTTACTGCTTTAGTTTTTGAATAAGACTTAGTCAAATAGTTGTTAGCTATCTTTTCCTATTATTTAGGAGTTAGTTCGTAAAGATAATGATTCTATGAATCTGCTAGGATCGTGTCTCTTTTTTTACTGCTTTTGTTTTTTCCAGGTTTTATATATGTAACCTGCAGCAGTCAATAAAATAATGTTCTTCCACTGCTATACTTTTTTGCTTTCTCATATCCCTGTGTTCTAAAAAATAACCAACAAAAAGGCAGAAATTAAGACATgaataaaaaaaaacatgaataaaaaaaattagaattaGTATATTTTCAAGGTGATTAAGGCTCTGTTGTTAAACAAAATTGACAGGAAACTTCAATGGACTATGCTGATTTGGTACAACATATATATCTTGTGACCTTGTATATAGTGACGGAGCCACAATGCTCTACGGGTTCAGCAAAACAAGTAGCTTTAGCTCAAATTATGTATTTTTGTTAATGAATTCATTTAATATGTAAAAACAATTCATTCAAATTCTAGTATGCCAAAAAATTGTGATCCAAAACTCATAAACTAAAAATCATGATTCCGCCTCTGCTTGTTTATAAGCATATGTGTAGACATCGAAATTTTGTGGGACTCTACAAGTTGAGCCCAATATGTGTTAGGTTTTCTTAGAGACTACTCTACCCTAAACCCTACATTATGCCTATATACAGGATACATATTCACTTGAAGATGGATCTGATatatcccataaactcatgggtattcaAAAAGAGGTCAATATGTAGTCGGATATTTCTTGAGAATCAAATACTTCAAGAAGTTCCACAATATCCTttcatggagatcaaatacatcccaagaaagtccacatatccatatccaaatccaaatcatcctacgttcgagaaataagttaCTAACGACCCTCGAATTACggagaaatattaggagagaagaatcaagggagtAAATAGATCTTGTACCCgcaatattcataaataaaatctttgtttcttcatattttgtttgtggttgcAGTTTATTTTCCGCATAttaaaatttgttgcaaacaatAGGAAACACAAATACATGAAAGAGGGGACATACATGATACCTTACCTTCTCATATCCTAGATATTTTAGAGTTCACACAAATTCAAACTCTTTGCAAGTTGATCTGTTTACAAAACGAGAGTTACTCGTATGGGGCTTTGTTAGTGTTCAAAGATATGAAGCAATAAAATCTACTTCTAACTAAGTTGAGAGGACTTCTCAAATATTGCTCCTAATTAAGTTGGAAAGGAGTATCATTTTCTTCTTATCGTTTACAATATAAACATTAAAGAATTAGGTCCGGTTGTGAGGGTTTTAATTACATAATATGATTAAGTAATTAAAAGTGCGTTCTTTACAATAACTCAAGCTTTCAGAAGAGATGATCACAAAATTTAATATCCATAGCAAGCGGAGGTCTTCGAGTCTCTCCGCGATCCATTATAAGAAATAATTTTCACATGCTTAGCCAATGACAAaaacataattaagtaaatatcGAAGTGTTTTTTTCTAGAGGGTTTAAATTTTTCAATTAGATGATTACACACCTTAACAAGCTACACTATACCCTGTACAATTCTTGAGTACCCCCAGACACACTCAACCACATTTGTAGCTGTAGGATTTTATAGATCAACTATTTAACTAGCGTAGGTGAGCCATGAACTAACAATAGGTAATTAATGATTATGTACTGTAAAACAAAATTGTTGTACTGTTGTGATGTATGTTCTGCATTTCCTAACTGATTGTAAAATCCCTTAATTGATAGAATATTTTTTTCCAATTGTTCTGAGAATCATGATGAAACTGGAAAAGATGGTCATTATTACAAAGAAATGACGACCTTTTGTGAATTGTGATGCACTCGTTGAGCATCTAGAGCTTAGTTGGAAGTTGGAACCATAAATTGGTGAAAATTACTTAGGTATATTTTGGTgactaagaaaaaaaaattactgatAATTTCATCCCAATTTTATGATTTCTTTAAATGCGTGTCAAATGGAGTATTATAATATTTGTGAGTAACTGCATTATTCATCTTGGCCGTCACAAGAAATGTGTGATCGACCTTTCAGCATAAATCCAATGATTGATCAGCCACAGCTAGCAAGATTATTGGAAACAGTTGATTTTTGGCTTCCCAAGCTGTTCCCTATTGGGAAGCTATTGCTGTTACAATATGGGTAACAAAATTAAATAGGTAATAATTCTAATTTTAATTTCAATTGAGTTTTTTTCATCCTtaagtaatttaaaataattctttaattggttataaaaaaaaaagctttactatatttttttctttgatttctcATCTACTATTCGGTATCAGTTTGGAGACCCGACTAATTTGGATTTATACCGAAAAGTCCTACTTTGGGAGTAAAGAGCTCACTACCAAAGGTGATTATATTCCCAAGGCTCGATTTCGAGATCTCTAGTTAAAGATGCAAAGACACTTTAATACAACCTAATAAATGATCCATCTAACAAAATATCCATCTTTCCGTCTGATGCTTCGCAGCTAAAAGCTAGATGAAAAGGTGTATAACAACAAAGGAGCAATAATAGTATTAAATTTCAATCCCATGCCAACTAATTGAAATCAGTTATATATATAAATCTTCACCGTCCATTTTAACTAACCAGGCTTTAGCGAATTcgcgacttaagtagcacaaaaaaaaaaaatattaaaccaaaatagtacagaaaaaaaaaaaacacataaataggattcacgcacgaatttcgtgcgtgaaatgACCAAAATGCAAAAATGcacttgggcctttcacgcacgaaattcgtgcgtgaatgagTCCAGCAAAAAATTACTTAGGTCCTCTGTACTACTTAGTTTTCTGTTGATTTGAGGGGACACTTTAGCCTTTCTATTTTTCCTTTTCCTCCTTGGTGGGGCCTAAGCAAGTTTAACTGATGGTTTTCTTGAACCCAAATGACACTACCTTTCTCAaaaagagtccggaaccaaaatgcccccaaaaaaatcattttaaacCAAAATACTAACAAAAAAAAGTCACAAAACTATCTTTAGCGcaataatttactgcgctaaagcagttcacggagacggagcctttaagtgctttagcgcagtattttactgcgttatagaagcaaacagtaccaaaaaaaaaaaaaaattggccaactttattttttgcaacacttagtgtttttttccatactttgaccaacgattagtcgtgtgtcaagactctgaaacgtcaatattttatatagaacctgatatttttttttctgcgtacaataatgtagacccaatacatcaaggatacgtagacgttcgaatcgtcattttaggggttgaaaaggtacccaaagtaaattttgtttgaaagtatggtcaaagtatgaaaaaaacactaagatttttcaaacaaaacttacttagggcaccttttcaacccctaaacgtctacgtatccttgatgtattgggcctacattattgtacgcagaaaaaaatatcaggttctgtataaaatattgacgtttcggagtcttgacacacgactaatcgttggtcaaagtatgaaaaaaacactaagttttttcaaacaaaacttacttcgggcaccttttcaacccctaaaatgactatccgaacgcctacgtatctttgatgtattgggcctacattattgtacgcagaaaaaaatatcaggttctatataaaatattgacgtttcggagtcttgacacatgactaatcgttggtcaaagtatggaaaaaacactaagttttttcaaacaaaacttacttcgggcaccttttcaacccctaaaatgactatccgaacgtctacgtatctttgatgtattgggcctacattattgtacgcagaaaaaaatatcaggttctatataaaatattgacgtttcggagtcttgacacacgactaatcgttggtcaaagtatgaaaaaaaaacactaagtgttgcaaaaaataaagttggctaTCAATTCCGGGTATTTTGGtttaaagtgatttttttggggcattttagTTCCGGACTCTTTTTGAGAAAGGTAGTGTCATTTGGGTTCAAGAAAACCATCAGTTCAACTTGCTTAGGCCCCACCAAGGAGAAAAAGGAAAAGTAGAAAGGATAAAGTGTCCCCTCAAATTAACAGAAAACTAAGTAGTACAGAAGACTTAAGTAATTTTTTGCTGGActcattcacgcacgaatttcgtgcgtgaatcctatttatgtgtttttttttttttctgtactactttggttcaacttttctttttttgtgctacttaagtcgcgAATTCAGCTTTAGCCAACCATCAAGGCATCAACTGATCACAGCTCTTCTCCTTTGTCCGAAATTAAACTGGCTGTATCAACATACTCACACATGTGGAGTTTAACGGACGTACTAAcactagaaaaaaaaatagataatattTAAGAGATCAATTTTGCTTATTTGTACTCATTATTCATCTTATAGTTAGTCACCAAATTAACTTGAGGGGTCATAGACTAAAACAAAAAGAGCAGCTCAGTGATCCGGACCATCCCATGTTCACTCTAGGTCTGGGTAAGGCCGCATTCCAAAGGGGTGTGATGTAAGCAGTTTATTTTGACACAAGTATCAATGATTGATTTTACGGCTCGAACCCGTCACTTATAGATGGTACAGAGATAACATTAGGGTTGCTTCAAGGCTCCCTCTCAACATCGTCACATACTAGCTAAGTCAAAAAAAATTGGCAACTATATTGCCTTGTACTCTAATTTGGATAATGCAATGATGAAAATCAGCAGCAAGTTATGCCTAACAATTCAACACATCAACTTTCTATGATTTCACCTTGAACGGCGATAAAATTGCTCTTCAAATGAGATTTGATGACCCCCGGAAATGTCTCTCCTGCCCATTAGGACTAACCAAATTAATATTTTCAAATTGTTGAGGCCAAATATAATCATAAATTCACAGTATTATGTACATATAGATTTAAAATTGGGcgtataaatattatatttgtgGGCACTGAGTAACACTATAAGCATTACTTCTTTGATGAACCATGGAAGTGGACTTAGTGAGGCGGAACTATCTTTGTCTAGAGGAGTTAAATGTCACTAACACGTCGAAAAATTACTTTGTATAGATATATAGATAAATTTtgttatgtatatttatatactacTATATATTAAATTTTCTTGCAAGGTATAATATATTTCGATTCCTCTGGCTCTGAGTAAAAAATTTGGTTCTTCCATTTTCCATGTACAACTAATTACACAATAAATGGTTGTACTTTCTGTTAAGAAGTATGACACTGACTATTGTCGTTATCATGTACTATACATTTTTATGACAAATAGATACCTTATCACGTAGTACTACTAATAAAGCAATTTGTTGGACATAAAAAAATCAAACTAGCAttcaaaatagttttttttttttttttttttttgcggctTCTTATCTGACCAATTATTTTGCTTATAAATGGAAACATCTAATAAAATGAAGTACAGAACTATCAAATATCATCAACACCATTACTTTACTTATTATAGTGACATTATAATAGGGAAAAGCCAAAAGAGCTTATCTTATGCTTAGTCTATGGAAATTGAAAGTTAGCAGTTGATTGTATTAATTGGTATGTGTACTTGTAGATGCCAAAAATTGAGAACATTTTATATATGGTCAAATTTTAGTatagcagcagcaacaacaagaagaaggtatagaaataaaataaaaataaaaaaggtttTAAACACTATGCATTCACGCAAATGGTGATATTTCTGCAGACATTGTTAGTTGAGAGTAACAATTTGTTTATCATTCTAATGACATGTGGTACTGGGGTCCACTATTCAGTAATTACCTCCATGCAAACTGGCCACTCCAACTAATTGGAACAACCACTTAGCCTTTCAACCGAATCAGTGATATATTTTCATAATCTTTATAGTAGGGTCGTTCGTTGGGATATTTTTTTGACTTTATAGCAGATTATTGTTATATTTATAATAATATTTGACGTTAAAATTTTATTTAACGGTTATAGAAAAAAATTGTGCAAAAAATATATCATGAAAAATCGATTCCGAAGACACTTGCCTACTAGAACAAAATGATATTATAGAGAATTATTGTTATAAAAAGTTAGGACTGTACATACCTATTTTTCGAGTTTGAATGTTTGTTTGGTTGAGTTTTCTTACTCCTTTTTAACTACGTGAAAGAGaaagataatttttttaaaagaactaTAGAAACAACAAAAGATTTAAATTATACGCACTATAACACTATCATTTTTATCATGTTAATTATCAATTAATGCTTATcacaaaattttatttttaaatacttAATAACTATCTTAATTATATAAATATTCTTTATACTATTAATGCATAGCAATTATACTGAAAACAAGAGCCACTCTACTTGAAGGAAAATATAGAATAACAATTGTTAGgcgaaaaaagaaaatgaaagttgGAGCTGAGATGGTATAATGGTCAGGTGGGAATCAAAGCTGCAGCAGCAACTAATGCAAGTACCGAATTTAAGCAAAAAGACAAAAAAAGAGGCAAGTACTCAAATACTTTAGGACTGATGAGTGGAGTGGTGGAGTTGTCATTGTAATTAGTATTCTATCATTCTCGGTTCGAACTTCGACTATGAAATCACTTCTATTAGGGAGTGTGTTACCCACTATTGTGGGACTGATGCTAATTCAAATTTACTCGGGCCCAAATACCAGTACGAAACACGGGGTAggaataaaaataaattttctaGTGTGGACCCACTGACCTGTTAATCACAGTAACAAACTTCCCTTGCTATGAGGAAAAACTGAAGTACACAACTTTGTATAAATTCAGTTTTTAGTCTCCTAACCCAAAACCAACCAACCAACCTTTATTTGCCAATCCCACAACAgcatctctctctctccctcttcaAGTAGTCTTTTCTCAAAGCtcttctttttcccctttttgTTTTTCTGTTTCATCTTTTATGGTTGATATTATGGAACTGTTCAACAGCTTCCCTTATTTTATCTGATGAAGTTGATCAGCTACTTTCTTGATTGCTTTGATTCAAAACACTCTAACTTTTAGTACAAGCTGGTTCTAAACTGTACCATAAGTTTAGGTAAAGATACCTTCTTTTTTGCAGAGCTatgatgttttcttggaaatgGTATCTTTCTTTACTGATTTATGTCCTTTGTTCTGTTCATTTTTTTTAACAGGTCTGCAGAAAGTACaacagaaaatcaagaaaatgtatGCAGAAGAAAGTGCTTGTTTTGATCCTTCCACTCAAGTGCAGCATGAAGGACTAGCAGAAGATGTTTTTGCCATACAAGAACAAACATATCATAATAATTCCTCGCAACAAGATGCTACAGCAGCAGCCTTGGAAATGGAATTTCAGCAGCAACTGAATCTTGAAATGGAACAGTGTTACAATAATAATCATAACAACAACATGCAAGATCAATTGGTACATGATCAGCCCAATAATAATCATCAAGGGTTATCTTGTGATCAATCAAACTGGGGAGAAATGATGAATTTCCCTCCTTACCAAATTCAAGAAGATAATAATAACACTAATAACTTTCAGCAGCAAAATTTCCCAACTCCAATGCCTGATCTTCTCAACATGTTTCCTTTACCAAGATGCACACAATCTTCTTTGCTTCCTCAGAAATCACCAAATTTGTTAACTTCACTAGGCCTTATAGGTGATCACATTGATGGTGCATCAACTTCAAGTGCTATCTATGACCCTTCTTTAGTTCTCCCATTGAATCTACCCCCACAACCCCCTTTATTAAGAGAGCTATTCCACTCTTTGCCACATGGCTATGACTTAAGAAACTTAAGAAGCAATGATAATTCTTTCTTTAATGGTATGGAGGACAGAGAGGTGAGTGGTGCTTTGTATCAAGATGGAGAAAGAAGGCCTTTTGACAATGGGATCTTTGAGTTTTCTGCTGATATGAATGGTATTGCCAAAAATAGGGATGGTAAAGAAACAAAACATTTTGCTACTGAGAGGCAGAGGAGAGTGCATTTGAATGACAAGTACAAAGCTTTGAGGAGTATGGTTCCCAACCCTAG
The sequence above is a segment of the Lycium barbarum isolate Lr01 chromosome 6, ASM1917538v2, whole genome shotgun sequence genome. Coding sequences within it:
- the LOC132599902 gene encoding transcription factor bHLH91-like, which codes for MYAEESACFDPSTQVQHEGLAEDVFAIQEQTYHNNSSQQDATAAALEMEFQQQLNLEMEQCYNNNHNNNMQDQLVHDQPNNNHQGLSCDQSNWGEMMNFPPYQIQEDNNNTNNFQQQNFPTPMPDLLNMFPLPRCTQSSLLPQKSPNLLTSLGLIGDHIDGASTSSAIYDPSLVLPLNLPPQPPLLRELFHSLPHGYDLRNLRSNDNSFFNGMEDREVSGALYQDGERRPFDNGIFEFSADMNGIAKNRDGKETKHFATERQRRVHLNDKYKALRSMVPNPSKNDRASIVKDAIDYINELIRGVNELKLMVEKKRCSRDRMKRQKTEGGGNSMDGTDAKQIMDEVDQSYNGNSLRSSWLQRRSKNTEVDVRIVDDEVTVKLVQQKRINCLLFASKVLDDLQLDLHHVAGGLIGDYYSFLFNSKISEGSTVYASAIAKNLIEVVDIQYAAIAPTNSY